The genomic segment GGCTCGAACCGCCACCACCGCGACAACCCGCTCACCTTCGACGAGCTGGCGCTCAGCGCATGCGCCGGCGAGGGCGACGCGATCGAGCCGATGCAGTGGCGGATCAAGCTCGACCGGGACGCCTCCAAGGAGGTGTGGCTGCTCTTCGCCAACGAGAGTGGCCAGTTCGCGCTCTACCCGGGCGAGCGAACCACGATTCAGTACGAGTACACGATCGGTGTGGAGAAGTGGGGTCAGTGGTTCCAGCGCGCGGTGCGGCTGCCCACGCGCCGGCTGACCGTACGGCTCGACTTCCCGTCCTCGTTCGATCCGCAGGTCTGGGGGGTGGAGACGTCGCTCGCGGCCGAGGTGCCGGTGCGCACCCCGATGGAGCGGCACAACGACGGCGACCGGGCAGTCTTCGAGTGGTCGACCGACTCACCCCAGCTGAACGCGCGCTACCGGCTCGAGTGGCGCTTCCGGGCGGCGGGCGCCCCGGCCTGCTCGGCGCTGGCCCCCGAGAACAACGGCGACGGCCAGCCCCGCGCGTCCGGCCAGATGCGTGGCATCGGGATCGTCCAGCGCGGCTCGGAGCTGCTGCGGCAGCGGGCCCGGCACTTCCAGCTGCCCCGCGAGGCGTCGGCGGCCCGGGAGACGATCGCGGCGCTGCACTCGGCCCTGGGCCGGCTCGAGCAGGTGCACGACTTCACGAAGGGCGTCGGCCTGTCGGCGCCGCAGATCGGCCGGTCGGCGGCCATCGCGGTGGTGCGCCCGGCCGACCGTGACGCCGACCCGGTGGTGTTGATCAACCCGCGGGTGGTCGGCGAGTCCAACGACCGGGACGAGCAGTACGAGGGCTGCCTGTCGTTCTTCGACTACCGCGGGCTGGTGCGGCGACCGCTGATCATCGACGTCGAGCACGCCCGGTACGACGGCACCCGCGTCATCACCCGCTTCGAGCGGGCGATGGCCCGGCTGGTCGCACACGAGATCGACCACCTCGAGGGCCGGCTGTACGTGGACCGGATGAACGCGGAGTCCAACCTCGTGCCGGACTACACGCAAAGCGGGCGGCCCTGGGCGTACTAGGAACGCCTTTTCAGAAGTCGGTGAAGCTGTCGTACTTGATGCGGATCGACGGCACCTGCAGCTCGGCCAGCGTCTTCAGGGTGGCCTTGACCATGGGCCCCGATCCCGAGACGAAGAAGTCGTGCTCGCTCCACGGGCCGTAGCGGGCCACTACCTCGGAGATGTCGCCCTGCTCGCCGGGGAAGGTTGGGTCGTCGCTGCACGAGGTGACCACCGACAGCCACGGGTAGCGAGCCGCCAGGCGGTTGAGCTCGGCCAGGTCGTACAGGTCCTCGCGGTTGCGCGCGCCGAAGAACAGATGCACCCAGCGGGTCCGGTTGTAGCGGGTCAGCTCCTCGAGCAACGACTTGATCGGCGCCAGACCGGTGCCGCCCGCGATGAACACGGTGTCGCGGGTGGAACGGCGGTCCAGGTTCATCGTGCCCATCGGGGCGGCCAGCCGGACCATGTCGCCGACTTCCAGCCGACGGACCAGCGCACTCGACACCCAGCCCGCGCCCACCGCCCGTACGTGGAACTCCAGGGTGTTGTCGCGGCGTGGGGCATTCGCGACCGAGTAGGTGCGCCACAGCCGCGGTTGTATTCGCGGGCACTCGACGCTCAGATACTGGCCCGCGCGGAACTCCAGAGGTTGCATCGGCTGAACGGTGAACACCGCGATGTCCTTGGCCCGCCGCTCGTGTGCGACCACCTCGGCGTACCAGTAGGGCGGGTTGGTGTCGGCCTCCGCGCCGCTCAGCATCTTGGAGGCGATGGTCGCGTACGCGTCGGCCCAGGCCTGGTCGTACTCGACGCTCCACTGCTCGCCGGCGTACTGGCGCATCGCCTCGATCAACGCACCCCCCACTACCTCGTAATGTTCTGGTTCCACGTGGAACTTGCGATGGTCACGGCCCAGCGCGCGCAGGTACTCGTCGAACTTCTCCGGGTCCTCCAGGGTCTGCACGGCCCGGACGACGGCGTCCAGCAGCCGCGAGCGCTGGACGTCCATGTGCACCGGAAAGAGATCCCGCAGGGCCGGATTGGACAGGAACAGGCGCGCGTAGAAGTAACCGGCGACCTTGTCCTGATGCTCCTCGACGAGGCTCCAGCTCTCCTTGAGCATGCGTCCGAGGTCTCCCATGTGCTCAGCCTGGGCAGAAGAGTCGGAAAGGCGACGCACGGCCCGTGCGACTCATCTCATTTCATGCCGTGACGCTTGCCCCGATTAGTCCGTTTACGTCGAGGACCGGAGTACCCATCGAGTGACAGCTCTTACAGTTGGCGCGTGACCCTTGAGCGCCAGCAGGCCACCCGGCCGATCCTCACCGCCGAGATCATCATCGTGCTCCTGCTGTCGCTCGGGCAGAGCGCGATCTATTCGGTGGTCTCGCTGATCGCCAAGCTGACTGCCGACAAGCCCCTGTCCCAGCAGGCGGCCGTGCTCAACGCGTCGCAGTCACCACGGCCCTACCTCGACCTCACCTATCAACTGCTCGGCACGTTCTTCGACCTGATCCCGGTCGCGCTGGCGCTCTACCTGCTGCTGCGCGACCACATCTCACCCCGCACCGAACTCGGCCTGTCGTTCGACCGGCAACGCTTCGACTGGGGCTGGGGCACACTGCTGGCCGCCTGCATCGGGATTCCCGGGCTGCTCCTGGTGTACGTGGCCAAGCTGCTCGGCATCAACGCGGAGATCGTGCCGGCCGCCCTGCAACCCGTGTGGTGGGCGGTGCCCGTGCTGATCCTGGCCGCCGTCCAGAACGCGGTGCTGGAAGAAGTCATCGTGGTGGGCTACCTGATGACCCGGCTCAAACAGTGGGGCATGTCCACCGTCGCGATCGTGGCCACGTCGGCCGTGCTCCGCGGCTCGTACCACCTGTACCAAGGCTTCGGCGCGTTCATCGGCAACGCCGTCATGGGCGTCGTGTTCTCGCTGTTCTACCTCCGCTACAAACGCGTCATGCCGCTGATCGTGGCGCACACGCTGCTCGACGTGGTGGCCTTCGTCGGCTACGCCCTGCTGCCGGAATCGTGGTTCACCTGGGTGTGAGCCGCCGGAAATAGGTGACGGCGCGGGCCGCGGTGGCCTGGGCGTCGGCCGCGCTGGTGAGCACCGCGCCGAGCAGGCTGACCCCCGGGAAATAGCGGTTGATCGCGCGCAGGA from the Paractinoplanes abujensis genome contains:
- a CDS encoding CPBP family intramembrane glutamic endopeptidase; the encoded protein is MTLERQQATRPILTAEIIIVLLLSLGQSAIYSVVSLIAKLTADKPLSQQAAVLNASQSPRPYLDLTYQLLGTFFDLIPVALALYLLLRDHISPRTELGLSFDRQRFDWGWGTLLAACIGIPGLLLVYVAKLLGINAEIVPAALQPVWWAVPVLILAAVQNAVLEEVIVVGYLMTRLKQWGMSTVAIVATSAVLRGSYHLYQGFGAFIGNAVMGVVFSLFYLRYKRVMPLIVAHTLLDVVAFVGYALLPESWFTWV
- a CDS encoding peptide deformylase, with protein sequence MTTSPVERAADQFVTALAHWRVERGMSKKQLAARMGFDPSYVSHVEGRRHKPTEDFARRAEAVLGAGGAIWQRFQEYDELRHARSTALHRDPPVPVQWLPPGTGLIVEREVAELTYTEGVYRCRVRRALYNAGSEPVTRYLVKIAVDRYPNDPTGSNRHHRDNPLTFDELALSACAGEGDAIEPMQWRIKLDRDASKEVWLLFANESGQFALYPGERTTIQYEYTIGVEKWGQWFQRAVRLPTRRLTVRLDFPSSFDPQVWGVETSLAAEVPVRTPMERHNDGDRAVFEWSTDSPQLNARYRLEWRFRAAGAPACSALAPENNGDGQPRASGQMRGIGIVQRGSELLRQRARHFQLPREASAARETIAALHSALGRLEQVHDFTKGVGLSAPQIGRSAAIAVVRPADRDADPVVLINPRVVGESNDRDEQYEGCLSFFDYRGLVRRPLIIDVEHARYDGTRVITRFERAMARLVAHEIDHLEGRLYVDRMNAESNLVPDYTQSGRPWAY
- a CDS encoding globin domain-containing protein, with the protein product MGDLGRMLKESWSLVEEHQDKVAGYFYARLFLSNPALRDLFPVHMDVQRSRLLDAVVRAVQTLEDPEKFDEYLRALGRDHRKFHVEPEHYEVVGGALIEAMRQYAGEQWSVEYDQAWADAYATIASKMLSGAEADTNPPYWYAEVVAHERRAKDIAVFTVQPMQPLEFRAGQYLSVECPRIQPRLWRTYSVANAPRRDNTLEFHVRAVGAGWVSSALVRRLEVGDMVRLAAPMGTMNLDRRSTRDTVFIAGGTGLAPIKSLLEELTRYNRTRWVHLFFGARNREDLYDLAELNRLAARYPWLSVVTSCSDDPTFPGEQGDISEVVARYGPWSEHDFFVSGSGPMVKATLKTLAELQVPSIRIKYDSFTDF